The Chryseobacterium sp. JV274 sequence CTGCCATGTTACTCCATATTTATCCTGAACCCAACCGTATTTTGGACTCCATGAGTAAGATCCCAGCTCCATCAAAGCCATTCCGCCATCCAGCAGTTGATCCCAGTATTTTTGTACCTCATCTTCTGTTTCACAAATTACCATGAAAGATATGGAAGGATTTTTTTTGAATTGCGGACCGCCATTCAGAAGCATCAATCTTTGTCCGAACAAATCAATATTCATCACTACAGGTGTATCTGCTGTAATCTCACCCCCAAAAACTTTACAATAAAATTCGGCAGACTGTTTGGCATCTCCGTCATACCAGAGACATGGGAAAATATCGTTATTCATAATTTTATATTTAAATGGATTGATTTATATTGTTTTACTTTTTTCTTAGGGATAGTTTTTACCTGCTGAAATTTTACAGCAAAAGAAATCTTATGTCTTTACATTTAAAGGAAGCTGCTTCACTTTATCTGCAAGACATCTTAGATATGTCTGGTTATACTTTCTATGCTTCTTTAAAGCATACCTGATTTTCTTTCATAAAATTCTTCAGCTTTACCATCGTATTTTTCCCGAAACCATGAAGCTGCATAATTTCTTTCTCGGAATAATCTGAAAGTTTTTCCAAAGAATTTATTTTTTCTTTTTCTAAGGCTCTTCTTGCAGGTATTGCAATAACCCCATGAAGAAATTCTTCTTTAGGGTCATAATTAAAAGCATAAATGGAATTTAAACTCTTGGACATGATAACTAAATTGATCATGGCTACAAAAAATATTGTTAATGATTCTCAACATACTTGTGGAAATTATTAAGAATAGCATACCAGCCATCTCGTTGCATTTCCACAGAATTTTGTTTTTCCGGATCGAAAATTTCAATAACTTTCGTTGTATTTTCATCTATTTTATCGAAAACAACTTCTACTTTCCGTCCGTCCTCCATATGATATTTGATCACCTCATGGGGGATAATTTCGTCATAAACGCCTTCAAAATCAAATCCGAAACTTTTGTCTTTAGCTTCCATTCTGTTTTTGAATCTGCCTCCTACCTTCAGGTCATTTTCAGAACTAGGACACTGCCAGCTTTCATGGGCAAAATTCCATTTTGTAATATGCTTTGGCTCATTGAAATAATTCCAGACTTTTTCAACGGGTGCTAAAATTGTAATGTCTATTTTAATTGGATCCATAGTTCTAATTTTTTTATAGTTTAAGTAAAGAGTTATAGCTGTCTCAAAAGTCAAATAATTTGTTTTTCGTCATTCTGACAAAGGAAGAATCTTGCTGATAAACAAGTACTTGAGATTCTTCATTACATTCCATTTCATTCAGAATGACACTTACGAGACAGCCACACCCCTTTTTATCATTAGTTAAATATAAGATTATTTTGCGTATTCATCATTATAGTTCACCATCCAATGAACACCATATTTATCCTGAAAGCATCCGAAATAGTCTCCCCAAAACTGATCTTCAATCGGCATTTCTACATTTCCGCCATCAGAAAGTTCTTTAAAGATTCTGTCGGCTTCATTTCTGGAATCCGGGAAAACAGAAACATAATTATTGTTTCCTACGGTCAGAGTCTGCCCAAAACCCGGAACAATATCTGATGCCATTAAGAGGTCACCTCCAATAGGCAAAGCAATGTGCATTACCCTGTTTTTTTCTTCTTCTGAAAGGTTTTCTGTACCGGGAGCATTTCCCATTTTATGAATTCCTCCGACGAATTCACCCCCGAAAACAGTTTTGTAAAAATTGAACGCTTCTTCAGCTGTTCCATCAAAATTCAGATACGGATTTAATTTAGCCATGATTTTTAATTTTAAAGTTATTATTATAAAATATAAGGTTCTATTGTTGATCCATTAAGGAATAATTAATTGAGTATGAATAGTAAATACAGCTTGATTGTTAAATCATTACAATTCACTGAGCTCCATTTCCTATTTTTCAAAATTCTTAATGGTTTATAAATTTTTCTACTTCTCTTACGGTAAAGTTTATTAAGTTTACATCAATACTTCCGTCAAAGTCAGGCATCATATAAACACCATGAGTTGCGGGAAGTATCATTAACCGGGAGCCTTTCACCAGACGCCACATCGCTGCAGCATGCTCCGGTTTCATCACATCCTGATCACCGCTGATGAATAATGTAGGTGATTGTATGGAAGCCAGCACCTCATCATCCCAGTCTTTAAACGTCTGCATCCTTTTGCAGTCTTTCTCAAAAAGGTTTTCCAGTTTTGAAAAATCAGGATTGAGATTTAAAAAATTAATTTTAAAAGGTTCCGGCATCGATTCAAAAGTTGCTTCCTGCATTCCTTCAAAAAAGCCGTCTATCATTCCGTTTCTTTTATAAAATGCTGAGGCAACGACCAGTTTTTCTACAATTCCGGGATGGCGGTGACCAATCTGCATTACCGTACTTCCACCATTGCTGAATCCCCAGAAGGAAGCTTTTCCAATGTTTAATTCTGCTAAAAGTCCGGCAACATCGTCAGCATCCTGTTCAAATGTTTCAGGAATATCGCGGTGTTCACTGCGTCCGTGGTTTTGCAGATCGATCCCTATGAGCTGGAACTTGTCTTCCAGTCTGGCAATGACTTCTTTAAAATCATACAGAATAGAAGAACCTCCGCCATGGATTAAAACCAGGGGTTTTCCGGATCCATAGATTTCGTAATATAATTGGATTCCATTGACTTTTTTATAGCCTTTTTCTACCGGATTCATGATTAATATTTAAGATTTTCGTCCACATCATACTTCATTCCGGGATAACCCAGAATTCTGCGCATCAGGCCTATCTGCCCGCAGAGATAATCTTCACGGCCGATACACATTCCGACAAAATTGAGTTTTGTCTCTTTAATAAACGGAATATTCATTCCTATTTCAAATATCTCATCCAGTTCTTCATCAGTTACTTCATAAAGTCCTTGGTATACTTTAGCAGAAATTTTATGAAAGTTTTCTTTTAATTCAGTTAAAGTTGGATATTTAAAGCTTTCATCCAGTGCTTTTCCCTGGAAAAACAAGCCACTGTAAGGGTCTTCTTCCTGTATTCCAAGCACCCAGCCTAAGCCATAGCGCATGTTAACAAAATTTCCTGCCATCCATACAATATGGTTGGTTTTATTTTCAATTCTTTTCAACGCGTCTTCTTCCGAAATGCCGTCCAAAACATTCATAAAGCTTTGGGAATGCATTCTGTAAGCCGGAATAACGAGTTCCATTTTTTTTGATTTTGGTGTGTCCATTTTAATTAGAGATTAGAAGTTAGAAATTAAAGGGTAAAGGGTCGGATAAA is a genomic window containing:
- a CDS encoding SRPBCC family protein, whose protein sequence is MDPIKIDITILAPVEKVWNYFNEPKHITKWNFAHESWQCPSSENDLKVGGRFKNRMEAKDKSFGFDFEGVYDEIIPHEVIKYHMEDGRKVEVVFDKIDENTTKVIEIFDPEKQNSVEMQRDGWYAILNNFHKYVENH
- a CDS encoding VOC family protein: MAKLNPYLNFDGTAEEAFNFYKTVFGGEFVGGIHKMGNAPGTENLSEEEKNRVMHIALPIGGDLLMASDIVPGFGQTLTVGNNNYVSVFPDSRNEADRIFKELSDGGNVEMPIEDQFWGDYFGCFQDKYGVHWMVNYNDEYAK
- a CDS encoding alpha/beta fold hydrolase — its product is MNPVEKGYKKVNGIQLYYEIYGSGKPLVLIHGGGSSILYDFKEVIARLEDKFQLIGIDLQNHGRSEHRDIPETFEQDADDVAGLLAELNIGKASFWGFSNGGSTVMQIGHRHPGIVEKLVVASAFYKRNGMIDGFFEGMQEATFESMPEPFKINFLNLNPDFSKLENLFEKDCKRMQTFKDWDDEVLASIQSPTLFISGDQDVMKPEHAAAMWRLVKGSRLMILPATHGVYMMPDFDGSIDVNLINFTVREVEKFINH
- a CDS encoding DinB family protein; its protein translation is MELVIPAYRMHSQSFMNVLDGISEEDALKRIENKTNHIVWMAGNFVNMRYGLGWVLGIQEEDPYSGLFFQGKALDESFKYPTLTELKENFHKISAKVYQGLYEVTDEELDEIFEIGMNIPFIKETKLNFVGMCIGREDYLCGQIGLMRRILGYPGMKYDVDENLKY